The following coding sequences are from one Candidatus Zixiibacteriota bacterium window:
- the ndk gene encoding nucleoside-diphosphate kinase — MNQTLLIIKPDATGRNLIGHIIARLEKAGFRIAAMLMTALTPEQARQFYAVHEGKPFLDDLVKFMTSDRVVPMVLEKENAVQDLRTLIGATNPENAACGTIRQEIALDVQCNSVHASDSDENAAKEIAFFFEG; from the coding sequence ATGAATCAGACCCTGCTCATCATCAAGCCCGATGCCACCGGACGTAATCTGATCGGACATATCATAGCACGTCTGGAAAAAGCGGGTTTCAGGATCGCCGCCATGCTTATGACGGCCTTGACACCCGAACAGGCGCGCCAGTTTTACGCCGTGCATGAGGGCAAGCCGTTCCTCGATGACCTGGTGAAGTTTATGACCTCCGACCGAGTGGTGCCCATGGTGCTCGAAAAAGAGAACGCCGTCCAAGACCTGCGCACATTGATTGGCGCAACCAATCCGGAGAATGCCGCCTGTGGCACGATCCGCCAGGAGATTGCGCTCGATGTTCAGTGTAACTCGGTGCATGCTTCCGATTCCGATGAAAACGCGGCCAAGGAGATTGCCTTTTTCTTCGAGGGTTGA
- a CDS encoding 2-oxoacid:acceptor oxidoreductase family protein, with amino-acid sequence MAHKLLDKIEIPHDRFEIRLSGSGGQGMILAAVILAEAIGVDYRKNVVQSQSYGPEARGGASKADVVVSSNEIYYPKAMQLDMLLCMTQESLDKYYPDLHKEGVLIVDSGLVKNIPTETYYGLPFTQIAREQAGHIMVANVVALGAIAAFTGVVAKEDLIGAVLKRAPRGTEDKNRTAVDIGFSDAMKVKKTPGRREGNGDV; translated from the coding sequence ATGGCCCACAAGCTCCTGGATAAAATAGAAATTCCTCACGATCGTTTCGAGATCCGCCTCTCCGGCTCCGGCGGTCAGGGGATGATTCTGGCTGCGGTGATTTTGGCCGAAGCAATTGGCGTCGACTATCGCAAGAACGTCGTGCAATCGCAGTCATACGGACCAGAGGCGCGCGGTGGCGCTTCCAAAGCGGACGTCGTGGTGTCCAGCAATGAGATATACTATCCCAAGGCCATGCAACTCGACATGCTTCTGTGTATGACTCAGGAGTCGCTGGACAAATACTACCCCGACCTGCACAAAGAGGGTGTCCTGATTGTCGATAGCGGTCTGGTCAAGAACATCCCTACCGAGACGTACTATGGCCTGCCTTTCACTCAGATAGCGCGTGAGCAGGCCGGGCACATTATGGTCGCCAACGTTGTCGCTCTGGGTGCTATCGCCGCCTTCACCGGTGTCGTTGCCAAAGAGGACTTAATCGGCGCCGTGCTCAAACGAGCCCCGCGCGGAACCGAAGACAAAAACCGCACCGCGGTGGACATCGGTTTTTCAGATGCAATGAAAGTCAAGAAAACCCCTGGCCGAAGAGAGGGGAATGGAGACGTATGA
- a CDS encoding 2-oxoacid:ferredoxin oxidoreductase subunit beta produces the protein MATVEKSKPVEKQKSDVVLNYLRPKKGMPSVWCAGCGNGLVQSALVRAIDKLGYSKDEVALVSGIGCTSRMPIYLDFSALHTTHGRALAFATGVKFAKPKMKVIVITGDGDCLAIGGNHFIHACRRNIDITAILINNHIYGMTGGQGSPTTPTDAFSTTTPYGNVEKHFEPCELAQAAGASFVARATVYHTPQMEKTIMNALNHRGFSLVEVISNCHTYYGRLNRRGDAVSMLNNFKENSVTTAKAAKMVPEELDGKHVIGTLYEDDKTEFCDEYQKVVDAHLGEK, from the coding sequence ATGGCTACCGTAGAAAAGTCGAAGCCGGTTGAGAAACAGAAATCGGATGTAGTCCTTAACTACCTGAGACCAAAAAAAGGCATGCCCTCCGTTTGGTGCGCCGGGTGCGGAAATGGACTGGTGCAAAGTGCGCTCGTTCGGGCCATCGACAAGCTGGGCTATTCCAAAGATGAGGTGGCCTTGGTTTCCGGCATCGGCTGTACCAGTCGCATGCCTATCTATCTCGATTTCAGCGCCCTGCATACCACTCACGGTCGCGCCCTGGCTTTCGCCACCGGCGTTAAGTTCGCCAAACCCAAAATGAAGGTGATTGTAATTACCGGCGACGGTGACTGTTTGGCTATCGGTGGCAATCACTTTATCCACGCCTGCCGTCGCAACATTGACATCACGGCGATTCTGATTAACAACCACATCTACGGGATGACCGGCGGACAGGGTTCGCCAACGACACCGACCGATGCGTTTTCGACTACGACGCCGTATGGCAATGTCGAGAAACATTTCGAACCGTGCGAACTGGCTCAAGCGGCCGGGGCGTCGTTCGTTGCCCGGGCCACCGTCTACCACACACCGCAGATGGAAAAAACAATCATGAACGCTCTGAACCATCGCGGATTCAGCCTGGTCGAGGTGATTTCGAACTGTCACACCTACTACGGCCGGCTTAACCGGCGTGGCGATGCCGTGTCGATGTTGAATAACTTCAAGGAAAATTCGGTCACGACCGCTAAGGCCGCGAAAATGGTCCCGGAAGAGCTTGACGGTAAGCACGTCATCGGCACTTTGTACGAAGATGACAAAACCGAATTCTGCGATGAATACCAAAAGGTGGTCGATGCCCACCTGGGAGAGAAATAA
- a CDS encoding 2-oxoacid:acceptor oxidoreductase subunit alpha has product MVDTQRTLLMGNLACVQGALYAGMRFYAGYPITPSTEIAEGCARDLPKIGGRFIQMEDEISSIAAVVGASTSGMKAMTATSGPGFSLMQENIGYAFITETPCVIVNVQRGGPSTGLPTKVSQSDTMQARWGTHGDYTAIAVAPSTVGDTVTETIRAFNLSERFRTPVIVLMDEVIGHQRELISLPKPGEHQVIDRVKPTVEPKDFEPFQLTANGVSPMAGYGEGYRTIATGLTHDPMGFSTNTATEISVKNDKLRDKIMNYKNEITKLRIEMMDDAEIAFVSYGSVSRAALLAVALARQAGVKVGMVQLYTLWPFPDNKLRDYCGKAKKIIVPELNMGQIVQEVARVMPPDTEIHSLQRYDGEILTPMQLLEKLEEVI; this is encoded by the coding sequence ATGGTTGACACACAAAGAACTCTCTTGATGGGTAACCTGGCCTGTGTGCAAGGCGCTCTCTACGCCGGTATGCGGTTCTACGCCGGGTACCCGATTACACCATCGACCGAAATCGCCGAAGGTTGCGCCCGTGACCTGCCGAAAATCGGCGGGCGGTTCATCCAGATGGAAGACGAGATATCGTCCATCGCCGCCGTCGTGGGTGCCTCGACTTCCGGGATGAAAGCGATGACGGCCACCTCCGGACCCGGCTTCTCACTCATGCAGGAAAACATCGGCTATGCTTTCATTACCGAGACACCTTGCGTGATTGTCAATGTCCAGCGTGGCGGCCCCTCGACCGGACTCCCGACCAAAGTCAGTCAGTCCGATACCATGCAAGCCCGTTGGGGAACCCATGGTGACTACACGGCTATAGCCGTGGCGCCGTCAACGGTCGGCGACACCGTTACCGAGACGATCCGAGCCTTCAACCTGTCAGAACGTTTTCGAACGCCGGTCATTGTTCTCATGGATGAAGTGATTGGTCACCAGCGCGAACTCATCTCGCTGCCCAAACCGGGTGAGCATCAGGTCATCGATCGTGTCAAGCCAACCGTTGAGCCGAAAGATTTCGAGCCGTTTCAACTAACGGCCAACGGAGTCTCACCGATGGCAGGCTATGGTGAAGGTTATCGCACGATTGCTACCGGCTTGACTCATGACCCGATGGGCTTCTCTACGAACACGGCGACGGAGATATCAGTCAAGAATGACAAGCTGCGTGACAAAATCATGAACTACAAGAACGAGATCACCAAGCTGCGCATCGAGATGATGGACGATGCCGAGATCGCGTTTGTTTCCTACGGTTCGGTTTCGCGCGCTGCTCTTTTGGCCGTTGCTCTGGCTCGTCAGGCAGGCGTGAAAGTGGGAATGGTCCAGCTCTATACATTGTGGCCGTTCCCTGACAACAAACTGCGTGACTATTGCGGCAAGGCCAAAAAGATCATCGTCCCCGAACTCAATATGGGACAGATCGTGCAGGAGGTCGCGCGCGTCATGCCACCTGATACTGAAATACACTCGTTGCAGCGCTATGACGGTGAGATTCTCACCCCCATGCAGTTACTCGAGAAACTGGAAGAGGTTATATAA